The proteins below come from a single Mus musculus strain C57BL/6J chromosome 5, GRCm38.p6 C57BL/6J genomic window:
- the Polr1d gene encoding DNA-directed RNA polymerases I and III subunit RPAC2 isoform 1 (isoform 1 is encoded by transcript variant 1) has protein sequence MEDDQELERKISGLKTSMAEGERKTALEMVQAAGTDRQCVTFVLHEEDHTLGNCLRYIIMKNPEVEFCGYTTTHPSESKINLRIQTRGALPAVEPFQKGLNELLNVCQHVLVKFEASIKDYKAKKASKKEPTF, from the exons ATGGAAGACgatcaggagctggagag AAAAATATCAGGATTGAAGACCTCAATGGCTGAAGGCGAGAGGAAGACAGCCCTGGAAATGGTCCAGGCAGCTGGAACAGATAGACAGTGTGTGACATTTGTCCTGCACGAGGAGGACCATACACTAGGAAACTGTCTGCGGTACATAATCATGAAGAACCCGGAAGTGGAATTTTGTGGTTACACTACGACCCATCCTTCAGAGAGCAAAATTAATTTGCGAATTCAGACCCGGGGTGCCCTTCCAGCTGTTGAGCCGTTTCAGAAAGGCCTGAATGAGCTCTTGAATGTCTGCCAGCATGTGCTtgtcaagtttgaggccagcataaaGGACTATAAAGCTAAAAAGGCAAGCAAAAAGGAGCCCACATTCTAG